The following is a genomic window from Deinococcus yavapaiensis KR-236.
ACCGCGTGCAATTGACGTGCCCATGGTCGGCGACCCTACCTTGCCATTGGTTGAAGTTCACTTGAATGGCCGCGGTCCCTTCCGTTTCCTCCTCGACTTGGGCGCGAATGTCGTGTCGATTCGTGAGGATGTCGCAGAGCAAATTGGACTTGCCACCGTTCAAGCGTTACGCACGCGAAGTGTCGTCCGTGCCGACACCTTAGAAATTGGCGCGACGACGTTCAACGATGTCCACATTGTCCGTGAGCCCGTCTTGGATGTCGACGGCGTCATCGGGTTCAACGTCTTCCGTGACGGGTTGGTCACGCTTGACTATCCCGCCCAACGGTTTCAATGGCACCCTGGCGCGCTTCCCCCCGTCGACGGACGCGAGATCGTCTCGTACGAGTTGCGTGAGCGGATGCCGTACGTTCAAGTGAACATTGCGTCGAGAGAAGTGTGGGCGAACCTCGATACAGGTGCCCGAGCTGAACTGATCGTCCCTGCGAAACTGGAGTCGACGATTCCGATTCAAGGTCGCGTACAAGAAGGAAAACGGCTGTGGAATCAAGCCGAGGGGAACATCAAGACGCGCACGGCCGCGTTGGCGGGTTACGTCGTGATTGGGGCGCACGTCGCAGCGGTCGAGCCGACCGTGACGTTCGCTTCGTTCCTGGAGGACGAGTTCCTCATCGGGAGCGGTTCGCTCGTCGATGTTCGGCTGACGCTCGACGCTGAGAACAAGCGGCTGTTGATCCAGGGGAGCTCGCGCGGAACTTGACCTGGTCGACAAACCCTTCTTGACACTACCGTTCAGCCGACTCTGCTTTCGAGTTCAACTTGTGCCCTTTATTGAAGGGCGGACGCATCGGTAGAACGTGCAAGGTGAAGTTCCATCCACTGCTGGCCGAACTCGACGAGACTTCGGCCGTCGAGCAAGAAGGCAGGAGCGGCGCCCACTCGACCGACGCGCCCACGGCCCTCATTGACGTACGAGCGGCCGATCACCTCGAAGTACTCCACAGGCCAGTCCGCGATTCCATTCGTGGTGTCGTACTCTTCGAACGTTTTCCACACCCGCCGTCCGTCTTGCAGGATCGGCATGCGGTAACGCACCACGCGTTTATTCGGCAACCGTGCAAGCTGCTCGGCGTGGTGCAGGACCGTCATGTTTTCGAAGAGTTCGCCCAGCAGCAGCACTTGTCCCCCCAGCGCGCAGAAGCGGCCCAGTGGCGAGTCGTGACCGAACGGGTACTGGTCCGGCTGGCACGACAACAGGTGCTCGGCCTGCGCGCCCAGCGCGACAAACGACGACGACGGGTGCGTGCTGCGTCGGGCGCCTGACGTCGTGCGCAGGTATTCCGCCAAGATGCTCATCTCACGGTGATCGGCGCGCGACGTTTGCGGATCGAAGGCTGGACACGCCTGGAGGTACGCCTGTCGCTTTTCTTCCGTCCAGTCATTGAGCTCGTATGGATTATCTTCCCAGCCGGCGAGCATCATCAACGTTCCCGTGGGCGTCACGAGATCCAAGAGCGCCCGGAGTAAGGCGTCCGGACCGCCGACCACCCAACCGACGCGTTTCACAGAAGCGTGCAGCATCAGCACTTGGCCCGCTTGCACGCCCAAGGCAAGCAAATCTCGTTGGAGATCGTCGATCGTCACGAGCGGGCGGGCGGGCTCGGCCATGGTCAAAGCTTAGCTCGTGATGGAACAGTTTGAGGTGGCTGAAAGCGGCGTTTCTTTACGCCGCTGCCTCGTTGGCGCACCTGAAAGTATGCCGCGCTGCCCTGTGTGCCTCTGTTTCACTCGTCGTGCCGACGCCTTGTTCAGCCTGTTCGATGTCATCACCAGCAGCTCTTGCAACTTCGGCCACTCGGTGTTCTTTGCGCTGACTTTTTTCAACAAAGGTGCGGTCGAGTTGGCAGTCAGTGTGTTGGCCGTCGATGCTGACGCGGATGTAGCCGATGCGTTGTCCGGAAGGCATGTGTCAGCTTTGAAGCTTGAGGATTGGGGCGACAAGTGTCAAGAAATGGGG
Proteins encoded in this region:
- a CDS encoding retropepsin-like aspartic protease, with protein sequence MNSYRRVFHLISTLARRGRAFLLGMLANLNVPVWRSKTLHPKVLQRVRRGSEVITEPRAIDVPMVGDPTLPLVEVHLNGRGPFRFLLDLGANVVSIREDVAEQIGLATVQALRTRSVVRADTLEIGATTFNDVHIVREPVLDVDGVIGFNVFRDGLVTLDYPAQRFQWHPGALPPVDGREIVSYELRERMPYVQVNIASREVWANLDTGARAELIVPAKLESTIPIQGRVQEGKRLWNQAEGNIKTRTAALAGYVVIGAHVAAVEPTVTFASFLEDEFLIGSGSLVDVRLTLDAENKRLLIQGSSRGT
- the aac(3) gene encoding aminoglycoside 3-N-acetyltransferase, which produces MAEPARPLVTIDDLQRDLLALGVQAGQVLMLHASVKRVGWVVGGPDALLRALLDLVTPTGTLMMLAGWEDNPYELNDWTEEKRQAYLQACPAFDPQTSRADHREMSILAEYLRTTSGARRSTHPSSSFVALGAQAEHLLSCQPDQYPFGHDSPLGRFCALGGQVLLLGELFENMTVLHHAEQLARLPNKRVVRYRMPILQDGRRVWKTFEEYDTTNGIADWPVEYFEVIGRSYVNEGRGRVGRVGAAPAFLLDGRSLVEFGQQWMELHLARSTDASALQ